The Nitrospirota bacterium genome contains a region encoding:
- a CDS encoding DUF2806 domain-containing protein: MSEGGRLINVNLGDLSKPATVLIEKISDAVGEILRPGQIKRVAKAEAEAAEIRALSDIKITRIQQRGLARLIQEEGKKQANIERITALALPDLKADAKPENIENDWLAHFFEKCRIVSDTEMQSLWARLLAGEANKPGAFSRRTVEFVATLDKEDAQLFTNLCRFGWSIGDGTELFIYSNKADIYNHHGINFNVLTHLDDIGLITFNPTAPFGLFKLPKQLTVYYYGMPANLEFPNDSDNALKVGEVLLTKVGDELSPISGATGVKEFPSFVFSKWTEQGLKVSSSKDIPTSEHSSS; the protein is encoded by the coding sequence ATGAGCGAAGGCGGCCGGCTGATTAACGTCAATTTGGGTGACCTTTCCAAGCCTGCGACCGTCCTGATTGAGAAGATATCAGACGCGGTCGGCGAAATCTTGCGTCCCGGCCAGATCAAAAGGGTCGCAAAAGCCGAGGCCGAAGCCGCAGAAATTCGCGCCTTGTCAGACATTAAGATTACCAGGATTCAGCAACGAGGTCTGGCAAGACTCATTCAGGAGGAGGGGAAAAAACAGGCAAACATTGAGAGGATTACCGCGCTAGCATTGCCAGACCTAAAAGCAGACGCTAAACCGGAAAATATCGAGAATGACTGGCTCGCTCACTTTTTCGAGAAGTGCAGGATCGTTTCAGATACCGAGATGCAAAGCCTATGGGCACGGCTCCTCGCTGGCGAAGCCAATAAGCCTGGAGCATTTTCAAGACGAACCGTTGAGTTTGTTGCGACTCTGGACAAAGAGGATGCACAGCTTTTCACTAACCTATGTCGTTTCGGTTGGTCTATTGGAGACGGAACAGAGTTGTTTATCTATAGCAATAAGGCCGACATTTACAATCATCATGGTATCAACTTTAATGTACTTACACATCTCGATGACATTGGCCTGATCACGTTTAACCCTACTGCTCCATTTGGCCTCTTTAAGCTTCCAAAACAACTCACCGTCTATTACTACGGAATGCCTGCAAATCTTGAGTTCCCTAATGACTCTGACAATGCACTTAAGGTTGGAGAGGTGCTCCTGACAAAGGTCGGAGATGAATTGTCTCCCATTTCCGGTGCGACGGGCGTGAAAGAATTTCCCAGCTTTGTGTTTTCCAAATGGACCGAACAAGGGCTGAAAGTCTCATCGTCAAAAGATATCCCTACATCAGAGCACTCTTCCTCCTAA
- a CDS encoding class I SAM-dependent methyltransferase, with amino-acid sequence MWRLFPCGWCNPRAFPLQCVPICVIGAGGRLAPSLWCSFNSSQRSNVPPCRSTLMANIDFNQALAAGVRSYDRHVGRWWVQRTTSAAHAEAYANISSYVARQARKRSGLIVDYACGAGLLTKQLAQLLPRWRVLGIDGSRTMLRHAETWAGRMRKDRPGSLEWLYAKLPHFSLPVQAADIVVFAFPNIITGDIERRHFEWLYRADSDEARFIAAKQGKTGTDTLYDQLFMNRVIARNLRGLLRKGGLCVRVDYSQGDRHELTRQDRLATLFEEGSLNVGPPRLRSEPFFTLVRSCYYPSEVIRDVYEQTEDEDFLEGGYSVSLLKAL; translated from the coding sequence ATGTGGCGGCTCTTCCCGTGCGGCTGGTGCAATCCTCGCGCATTTCCACTACAATGCGTCCCCATATGCGTGATTGGAGCAGGCGGCCGCTTGGCGCCCTCCTTGTGGTGTTCCTTCAACTCCAGCCAAAGGTCGAACGTCCCGCCTTGTCGTAGCACACTCATGGCGAACATAGATTTTAACCAGGCGCTTGCCGCCGGCGTGCGGTCCTATGACCGGCACGTTGGGCGATGGTGGGTGCAACGGACCACCAGCGCAGCCCACGCAGAGGCGTATGCCAACATTTCGAGCTATGTGGCTCGGCAGGCTCGGAAGCGGAGCGGTTTGATCGTCGACTACGCATGCGGCGCGGGTCTTCTGACGAAGCAGCTGGCCCAGTTACTTCCCCGCTGGAGGGTGCTTGGCATTGATGGGTCCAGGACCATGCTGCGCCACGCTGAGACGTGGGCCGGCCGAATGCGCAAGGACCGCCCGGGGTCCCTTGAGTGGCTCTATGCCAAGCTGCCGCACTTCTCGTTGCCTGTGCAGGCGGCAGACATCGTGGTCTTTGCGTTTCCGAATATCATTACCGGGGACATAGAGCGGCGTCATTTTGAGTGGCTGTATAGAGCGGACAGCGACGAGGCTCGGTTCATTGCCGCGAAACAGGGGAAGACGGGAACGGATACCCTCTACGACCAATTGTTCATGAACCGAGTGATTGCACGCAATCTACGAGGCCTGCTTCGAAAGGGAGGTCTGTGCGTGCGTGTCGACTATAGTCAGGGTGACAGGCATGAGTTGACCCGACAAGACCGGTTGGCGACGTTGTTTGAAGAAGGTTCGCTCAACGTAGGCCCGCCTCGTCTGAGGTCGGAGCCATTCTTTACTCTTGTCCGTTCATGCTATTACCCGTCGGAGGTCATTCGAGATGTCTATGAGCAGACCGAGGACGAGGATTTTTTGGAAGGTGGCTATTCCGTCAGCCTGCTCAAAGCCCTGTAG
- a CDS encoding TAXI family TRAP transporter solute-binding subunit, with protein MAFQIPSVGWLVSYRRIRRSALIYRRFTRRSVLGGFLLGNRWLLTLILLLAPLVVAGLELTHRAKMDYYLLTGPKGGTYDVVAPRLAEVLNRPDKLERFLHLNIVPDFTFRETCGSLENLFYIDHGLGQLAFAEDGLPLHFTRTSECKLPIGSEPVKEEGMHKEIRMRALMPLYKSPLHIVARNSLGIADADDIPPKTRTYLGPEGSATAYLAHLVLDHYGIAVERVGDDLDYEQAAQQMKEGKIDVGFFLSGLKAGVGSTLARHEGEFHLLRVQHAQGLTMLHPFLVEVKIPGAAFQDASQEISTIGTNTILAASTDLSDLEAYEIAAKIDRNVQDILQGIPLNYAKLADMDPRKGLYYTLHEGALRFYDHDPPFFMDPRTLAGIGTYLSLLFAIFTLSSQFVRDYLVHRFLYSVDRAVKAFKVMPNQPASKRYDHYMHRLKYRALNLLKDERIRLEDYKRIDEYIKGHS; from the coding sequence ATGGCGTTCCAGATACCTTCAGTCGGATGGTTGGTCAGTTATCGCCGGATTAGACGTTCGGCGCTGATCTATCGCCGGTTTACGCGGCGGTCCGTCCTCGGCGGCTTCCTTCTCGGTAATCGGTGGCTGTTGACCCTGATTCTGCTCCTGGCGCCCCTGGTTGTCGCAGGGCTCGAGCTGACCCACCGCGCGAAGATGGACTACTATCTGCTCACCGGCCCCAAGGGCGGGACCTACGATGTCGTCGCGCCCCGTCTCGCCGAGGTCTTGAACCGGCCGGACAAGCTGGAGCGCTTTCTGCACCTCAACATCGTGCCGGACTTCACGTTCCGGGAAACCTGCGGGTCGTTGGAGAATCTCTTTTACATCGACCATGGGTTGGGGCAACTGGCCTTTGCCGAAGACGGCTTGCCCTTGCATTTCACCAGGACCAGCGAGTGCAAGCTGCCGATCGGATCCGAGCCGGTAAAAGAGGAGGGCATGCACAAGGAAATCCGTATGCGCGCGCTCATGCCGCTCTACAAGTCGCCGCTCCACATCGTGGCCAGGAATAGCCTCGGGATCGCCGACGCAGACGATATTCCGCCCAAGACCAGGACGTACCTGGGCCCGGAAGGCAGCGCGACGGCATACCTCGCCCATCTGGTGCTGGACCACTATGGGATCGCCGTGGAGCGGGTGGGAGACGATCTGGATTACGAGCAGGCGGCGCAGCAGATGAAAGAGGGGAAAATCGACGTGGGCTTCTTCCTCTCGGGTCTGAAAGCCGGCGTGGGGAGCACGCTGGCGCGCCACGAGGGGGAATTCCATCTGTTGCGGGTGCAGCATGCGCAGGGGCTGACGATGCTCCATCCCTTCCTCGTGGAGGTCAAGATTCCCGGCGCCGCGTTTCAGGACGCGTCCCAGGAAATCTCGACCATCGGGACCAACACGATTCTGGCGGCGTCCACCGACCTGAGCGATCTCGAAGCTTATGAAATCGCCGCGAAGATCGACCGCAACGTGCAGGACATTCTACAGGGCATCCCGCTCAACTACGCCAAACTGGCGGACATGGACCCGCGGAAGGGGCTCTACTACACGCTCCACGAAGGGGCGTTGCGGTTCTACGATCACGATCCGCCGTTTTTCATGGATCCGCGCACGCTGGCCGGCATCGGAACGTATCTGTCGCTGCTGTTCGCCATTTTTACCCTCTCGTCGCAGTTCGTCCGGGACTACCTGGTGCATCGTTTCTTGTATTCGGTGGATCGGGCGGTGAAAGCCTTCAAGGTGATGCCCAACCAGCCGGCCTCGAAGCGGTACGACCATTACATGCACCGGCTCAAGTACCGGGCGTTGAACTTGTTGAAGGACGAGCGGATCAGGTTGGAGGATTACAAGCGGATTGACGAGTACATCAAGGGCCATTCCTGA
- a CDS encoding fibronectin-binding domain-containing protein produces the protein MGLTAQELASVVEEIAPALADGWVQKVFQPTPRTVTLEIRTPGRTLLLLCSADPETARVHLLGHRPPNPASPPPFCQFLRAHIHGAHIDGLEQVPGDRIVRLRLTTREGPCSLLALLTGRSADLLLLDAEDKILTTLEEGQQKAGQPYRAPTRSPQSRDAVPAVGLPPDQNQPFPWSYALEQRYQAKEEALALASLRQKRGAELRKSIKKTARRIEALREDLEKTERYREYARYGELLKANLGLIKKGQEQVVVTDYFDPAMPELTLPLDPAKGPQANMDDYFKKHRKYLAADKEIKPRLAKAEKDLQGLQAERKALELDTWQPAPAEPRSSKQSLLPPPAQRSAFSVQHAKHSGPFRRFISTDGLPIYVGRNARENDELTFKFAHSDDLWLHAHGTPGSHVVVRLEKGADPPQETIRDAATLALLYSDLKKSGKGEVIYTRRKWVRKAKGQPPGTVTVTQEKALFVQLDKVRLDRMKERSGKPL, from the coding sequence GTGGGCCTGACAGCGCAAGAACTGGCGTCCGTGGTCGAAGAGATCGCGCCCGCATTAGCCGACGGTTGGGTTCAGAAGGTTTTTCAGCCGACACCCCGCACCGTCACCCTGGAGATCCGCACCCCCGGACGCACCCTGCTGCTACTCTGCTCGGCCGATCCTGAAACCGCGCGTGTGCACCTGCTCGGCCACCGTCCGCCCAACCCGGCCAGCCCTCCGCCTTTCTGCCAATTCCTGCGAGCCCACATCCACGGCGCCCACATTGACGGACTCGAACAGGTGCCGGGCGACCGGATCGTGCGCCTCAGGCTGACCACGCGGGAAGGTCCCTGCTCGTTGCTGGCCTTGTTGACCGGCCGCAGCGCCGACCTCCTCCTGCTGGATGCGGAGGACAAGATCCTGACAACCCTGGAGGAGGGCCAGCAGAAAGCGGGGCAACCCTATCGGGCGCCAACCAGAAGCCCCCAATCGCGCGATGCCGTGCCGGCGGTCGGTCTTCCGCCTGACCAGAACCAGCCTTTTCCCTGGTCCTATGCCTTGGAGCAACGGTACCAGGCGAAGGAAGAGGCACTGGCTCTCGCAAGCCTCAGGCAGAAACGCGGGGCCGAACTCAGAAAAAGCATCAAGAAAACCGCCAGGCGCATCGAAGCCCTGCGCGAGGATTTGGAGAAGACCGAACGGTACCGCGAGTATGCCCGCTATGGAGAGCTCCTGAAGGCAAATCTGGGGCTGATCAAAAAAGGCCAGGAACAGGTGGTGGTGACAGACTATTTCGATCCGGCCATGCCGGAGTTGACCTTGCCGCTGGACCCAGCGAAAGGACCCCAAGCCAATATGGACGACTATTTCAAGAAGCACCGCAAATACCTGGCGGCAGACAAGGAGATCAAACCCAGGCTGGCCAAGGCGGAAAAGGACCTGCAAGGCCTGCAGGCCGAACGGAAGGCGCTTGAGCTGGATACCTGGCAGCCGGCACCGGCGGAGCCCAGGTCGTCCAAGCAATCCCTGTTGCCTCCCCCCGCTCAGCGTTCAGCATTCAGCGTTCAGCATGCAAAACATTCCGGCCCCTTCCGCCGCTTCATCTCGACGGACGGGCTGCCTATCTATGTGGGCCGCAATGCGCGGGAGAACGACGAGCTGACCTTCAAGTTCGCCCACAGCGACGACTTGTGGCTCCATGCCCACGGCACGCCCGGTTCTCACGTGGTCGTGCGACTCGAGAAAGGCGCCGATCCGCCCCAGGAGACGATCCGGGACGCGGCCACGCTCGCGCTGCTCTATAGCGATTTAAAGAAGAGCGGGAAGGGAGAAGTGATCTACACGCGCCGGAAATGGGTCCGCAAGGCCAAGGGCCAGCCGCCCGGCACGGTAACAGTCACCCAGGAAAAGGCCCTCTTCGTGCAGCTTGACAAAGTCCGCCTGGACCGGATGAAGGAACGATCCGGCAAACCTCTCTAA
- a CDS encoding diguanylate cyclase, whose product MKSSLLAKGFNIQELMDSSPAIISVIDTDAWEVQYQNQSGQALLGQIDGKTCYTNIPKQPTHCAFCRATEALRTGKTTSAEVPMPDGQWLLVQWAPIRSKDNVLSVVETITDVTETKKREEEYRGLKDRFEHLASIDPMTGLLNRRGWMEKAERVCRRAAHDKAAVGVLIVDVDHFKRVNDTWGHAIGDQVLQAVSALLLDKFRPCDVVGRWGGEEFIVLLPPPMQDLAAAAERVRQEMESKSIQPPGHPDRVPVTISMGGTTSTLARGEVQELEALIRVADKTLYTAKESGRNRVCLA is encoded by the coding sequence ATGAAATCGAGTCTGTTGGCAAAAGGATTCAACATCCAGGAGTTGATGGACTCAAGCCCGGCTATTATTTCGGTGATCGACACGGATGCCTGGGAAGTCCAGTACCAGAATCAAAGCGGTCAAGCGTTGCTCGGGCAAATCGACGGAAAGACCTGCTATACGAACATCCCTAAACAGCCGACCCACTGCGCCTTTTGCCGGGCTACGGAGGCGCTGCGCACCGGCAAGACCACGTCGGCAGAGGTCCCCATGCCGGATGGGCAGTGGCTGCTGGTGCAGTGGGCCCCGATTCGTTCGAAAGACAATGTGCTCTCGGTGGTGGAAACCATCACAGACGTGACGGAAACGAAGAAGCGCGAAGAGGAGTATCGCGGGCTCAAAGACCGGTTCGAACACCTGGCCTCCATCGACCCCATGACGGGGCTGCTGAACCGTCGGGGCTGGATGGAGAAGGCTGAGCGAGTGTGCCGGCGGGCGGCCCACGACAAGGCGGCCGTGGGAGTCCTGATCGTGGACGTGGATCATTTCAAGCGTGTCAACGATACCTGGGGCCATGCCATCGGCGACCAGGTTTTGCAAGCCGTGAGCGCGTTGCTCCTCGACAAATTCCGTCCCTGCGATGTGGTCGGACGGTGGGGAGGAGAAGAGTTCATCGTGCTGCTGCCGCCGCCCATGCAGGACCTGGCAGCGGCGGCAGAACGGGTTCGGCAGGAGATGGAATCCAAGTCAATCCAGCCTCCCGGGCATCCGGATCGAGTGCCGGTCACGATCAGCATGGGCGGTACGACCTCGACGCTCGCTCGCGGGGAGGTCCAGGAACTGGAAGCGCTCATTCGGGTTGCCGACAAGACGCTCTATACAGCCAAGGAGAGCGGCCGCAACCGAGTCTGCCTGGCCTGA
- a CDS encoding endonuclease MutS2: MQRREIRTSMDEPSLLQQAERVLEWDRLLEVLAKEARSVMGAERCRALTLETDLEAARLRLRETEEMAALRESEAPFPSLSFADLREVLGRAEKGAALESHEFRDLSVALGLSLEVLRYLHPRREQAPSLWAVAAGLEAIQALRTIQASIDRCVDQDGSIRESATPELRRLTRHTQDFKQQMRHRLEVILASTRYADVLQEQYFAQRQGRYVVPVKSEMRSKIPGIVHDVSGSGATVFLEPRELVELNNSIKVAELEIEREVRRILQELSAEVAAHVPALVCGLEILATLDCIAAKAAFSHLIHAHPVAINDCGRVRLRQARHPLLVLARGGVVANDVVLDETVRVLIISGPNTGGKTVTLKIVGLFALMVRAGLPLPCDADSDMALFPEVYADIGDAQDLTKDLSSFSAHMTQMIRLLAQASATRTGPAGEVTALQALVLLDEPATSTDPAEGAALAEALLLHLAGLGMKVVATTHYNQLKALAHTTPGFVNASVEFDVSRLAPTYRLIMNLPGGSSAIDIAGRLGMDEAILEQALQLLRREDRVLEQMLGDLQETQRRLSEDLAKAATLKAEAERAAQEASEIAERLRDSERDERKNVKKKLTQDLLQARAQVQGIIEGLKKEDKTLSKAKEAKEKLAGIEAQAREHLGAGAETVPLDQLTAGDSVEVVGLGVVGTLLEEAKGKKRVRVRIGDREASVEASGLAGVARGKGPEPQKGKSWPQPRISQATSSGTETSSTVDLRGQAADEALDLTVAALDRAVLAGEPFLRIIHGHGTGRLKTVLRDYLKSSPYVATFRAGERAEGGDGVTVVTLQ, from the coding sequence ATGCAGCGACGGGAGATCCGGACAAGCATGGACGAACCATCGTTGCTACAGCAAGCTGAGCGGGTCCTGGAATGGGATCGGCTGCTTGAGGTGTTGGCCAAAGAGGCGCGTTCGGTTATGGGAGCCGAGCGATGCCGCGCCCTCACCCTGGAAACCGATCTCGAAGCGGCCAGGCTGCGGCTCCGGGAGACGGAAGAGATGGCGGCCTTGAGGGAAAGCGAGGCGCCCTTCCCGTCGCTGTCGTTTGCCGACTTGCGGGAGGTTCTGGGCCGGGCCGAGAAAGGCGCAGCCCTGGAGTCCCATGAGTTCCGGGACCTGTCCGTCGCGCTGGGGCTGAGCCTGGAGGTCCTCCGGTATTTGCATCCCCGCCGGGAACAGGCGCCGTCCCTCTGGGCCGTGGCCGCCGGGCTGGAGGCGATCCAGGCCTTGCGCACCATCCAAGCCTCGATCGACCGGTGTGTGGACCAGGACGGCAGCATCCGCGAATCGGCCACCCCGGAACTGCGCCGGTTGACGCGCCACACGCAGGACTTCAAACAACAGATGCGGCACAGGTTGGAGGTGATTCTGGCCTCCACCCGCTACGCCGACGTGTTGCAGGAACAGTATTTCGCGCAAAGGCAGGGACGCTATGTGGTCCCGGTCAAGTCCGAGATGCGGTCGAAAATTCCCGGCATCGTCCATGACGTGTCGGGGAGCGGGGCCACGGTGTTTCTGGAGCCCCGCGAGCTGGTGGAGTTGAACAACTCCATCAAAGTGGCGGAACTGGAAATCGAACGCGAGGTGCGGCGCATTCTTCAGGAGCTGTCCGCGGAGGTGGCGGCCCACGTGCCGGCATTGGTCTGCGGCCTGGAGATCCTGGCGACGCTGGACTGCATTGCGGCGAAGGCGGCCTTCAGCCACTTGATTCACGCCCATCCGGTGGCGATCAACGATTGCGGCCGCGTCCGGCTTCGACAGGCGCGCCATCCCTTGCTGGTGCTGGCGCGCGGAGGGGTGGTGGCCAACGACGTCGTCCTGGACGAGACGGTGCGGGTGTTGATTATTTCCGGACCGAATACCGGCGGGAAGACCGTCACCTTGAAGATCGTCGGGTTGTTCGCCCTGATGGTCCGAGCCGGCTTGCCGCTGCCCTGCGATGCGGATTCGGACATGGCTCTTTTTCCGGAGGTCTATGCCGATATCGGGGACGCCCAGGACTTGACCAAGGATCTGTCCAGCTTTTCCGCCCATATGACGCAAATGATTCGCCTGCTGGCACAGGCCTCCGCCACGAGAACCGGCCCCGCGGGGGAGGTCACGGCCTTGCAAGCCCTCGTGCTGCTGGACGAGCCGGCCACTTCGACCGATCCGGCCGAAGGGGCGGCCTTGGCGGAAGCGCTCCTGTTGCACCTGGCCGGGCTGGGGATGAAGGTGGTCGCCACGACGCACTACAACCAGCTCAAAGCCTTGGCCCACACGACTCCGGGCTTCGTGAATGCCAGCGTCGAGTTCGACGTGAGCCGGTTGGCGCCCACGTACCGGCTGATCATGAATCTGCCGGGCGGATCATCCGCGATCGACATTGCCGGGCGTCTCGGGATGGATGAAGCGATTCTGGAACAGGCGCTGCAGTTGCTTCGCCGCGAGGACCGGGTCTTGGAACAGATGCTCGGCGATCTCCAGGAGACGCAGCGGCGGCTGTCCGAGGATCTGGCCAAGGCCGCGACCCTCAAAGCGGAGGCGGAGCGGGCGGCGCAGGAAGCGTCGGAGATCGCGGAGCGTCTGCGCGATTCCGAGCGGGATGAACGGAAGAACGTGAAGAAAAAGCTGACGCAGGATCTGCTGCAGGCCAGGGCCCAGGTGCAGGGAATTATCGAGGGGCTGAAGAAGGAAGACAAGACGCTGAGCAAGGCCAAGGAGGCCAAGGAGAAACTGGCCGGCATCGAGGCGCAGGCTCGGGAGCACCTGGGCGCCGGGGCTGAGACGGTTCCGCTCGATCAATTGACGGCCGGCGATTCGGTCGAAGTCGTGGGCTTGGGCGTCGTCGGAACCCTGCTGGAAGAGGCGAAGGGGAAAAAGCGGGTACGGGTCCGCATCGGCGACCGGGAGGCCTCGGTTGAGGCGTCGGGACTCGCGGGGGTTGCCCGGGGAAAGGGGCCTGAGCCGCAGAAGGGCAAGAGCTGGCCCCAGCCGCGGATATCACAGGCCACGTCATCCGGCACGGAAACGTCGTCGACGGTGGATCTGCGCGGACAGGCCGCCGATGAAGCGTTGGATCTGACCGTCGCGGCGCTGGACCGGGCGGTCTTGGCCGGCGAACCTTTCCTCCGAATCATCCACGGGCATGGAACCGGCCGGTTGAAAACGGTCCTCCGAGATTATTTGAAGTCTTCGCCCTACGTGGCGACGTTCAGGGCCGGGGAGCGGGCGGAAGGGGGCGATGGAGTGACGGTCGTGACGTTGCAGTAG
- a CDS encoding DMT family transporter yields the protein MTSHAEQTQGSSPLLYVTAAVLTLSTITPVMKSVLRQNEIAPFDLVCLRVLIAFSCLVVITLTGPWQELRQMTGSDVVRLTLLGILGVGVAYGFAGWALAYTSVSHYSLIYSLHPTLTALLSLLLRKDRASGVKIAGIALSLCGCLYAIPEGLHDQAVGFGDLLVLLFTLSAATCVVLSTGMVKRYGAAAATTVMFGTSLFFLLLGAMFWSIPSRLHVTLSSGLLIAYIGIATAAVFFLRNLSLQFLTPATVGAFHNLVPVFGILMASLFLDEPITANMIIGGAATLAGVELVRRG from the coding sequence ATGACCAGCCACGCAGAACAGACCCAGGGAAGCAGCCCGTTGCTCTATGTCACGGCAGCGGTTCTGACACTCAGCACCATCACGCCTGTCATGAAGAGCGTCCTGCGGCAAAACGAGATCGCCCCCTTCGACCTGGTGTGCCTCAGGGTCCTCATCGCATTCTCCTGTCTGGTCGTGATCACCCTGACGGGGCCTTGGCAGGAACTGCGGCAGATGACCGGGAGCGATGTCGTCCGCTTGACCCTATTGGGCATTCTGGGGGTGGGGGTCGCGTACGGCTTCGCCGGCTGGGCCTTGGCCTACACCAGCGTCAGCCACTACAGCCTGATCTACAGCCTGCACCCGACCTTGACCGCTCTGTTGAGCCTCTTGCTGAGGAAGGACCGGGCCAGCGGCGTCAAGATCGCCGGCATCGCGCTTTCGCTCTGTGGCTGCCTGTACGCCATTCCCGAAGGGCTGCACGATCAGGCGGTGGGATTCGGAGACTTGCTGGTCCTGCTGTTCACCCTGTCCGCGGCCACCTGCGTCGTGCTCAGCACCGGCATGGTGAAACGCTACGGCGCCGCCGCCGCCACCACGGTGATGTTCGGGACAAGCTTGTTCTTTCTGCTGCTGGGAGCCATGTTTTGGTCGATTCCCTCCCGCCTCCACGTGACCCTATCGAGCGGGCTCCTCATCGCCTATATCGGAATCGCCACGGCCGCCGTTTTTTTCTTGCGTAACCTCTCGCTCCAATTTCTGACTCCGGCCACGGTGGGAGCCTTTCACAATCTCGTGCCGGTGTTCGGAATCCTCATGGCCTCCCTGTTTCTCGACGAACCCATCACCGCCAACATGATCATCGGCGGAGCGGCCACCCTCGCCGGCGTCGAACTGGTCCGGCGGGGCTGA
- a CDS encoding PilZ domain-containing protein has product MGRKRELFRVHIVRKGIVRNGSETATCAITELTSQGIGLSTDLRAVQGDRLDLTFDLTDRHRITCTLLVTHVATPRLGGCIAAISTEHQQQLTRYIEAHAAINLTVF; this is encoded by the coding sequence ATGGGGAGGAAACGGGAACTCTTCCGCGTTCATATCGTTCGCAAGGGAATCGTCCGGAACGGATCGGAAACCGCGACCTGCGCCATTACCGAACTGACGTCCCAAGGGATCGGCCTCAGCACCGACCTCCGAGCGGTTCAAGGAGACCGGCTCGACCTGACCTTCGACCTCACCGACCGGCACCGGATCACCTGCACCCTGCTCGTCACCCATGTCGCCACTCCCCGCCTGGGAGGATGCATTGCGGCCATCTCAACCGAACATCAACAGCAGCTCACGCGCTACATCGAAGCCCATGCGGCCATCAATCTCACGGTCTTCTGA